The nucleotide sequence AACCCTGGGACTTTTCAGAAACGGCGGTCACCCCTGGCCCACCTTACGTAGCCGGCCAGGCCGATTGCATAGACCGCGGCGATCAGAACGAACACCGCGCTGAATGAACCGGTTGCTTGAACGATGAACCCCACGATTGCGACCCCCACGATTCCGGGGATGGTAGCAACGGAGTTGGAAATGCCCATGAGCACTCCCGCATATTCTGGGCCCACGTCCAGATGGTTCACGCCATAGGCGGACTGGCCCAGCCCGCTTGCTGCTGCGGACAGTGTCAGCAGTGCGGTCGCAGCGGCGGGACTGCTGGCCCACGGCAGCGTTAGGAGTGGCAGAGCGCCCAGGCCGAACGCGATAGATTGCATCAGTCTTCGAGTAAAGCCAACGCTCACCCCGCGAATCAGCATCGCATCGGCCACCCATCCTCCCGTGTTGACTACCGCGAACGACGCCACCCACGGCACCAACGAATATAATCCCACGCGACTCACGGTAACGCCGAAGGCATGATGCAGGTAGGTCGGCAGCCAGAGCAGCAGGATGTTGAAGCCGAAATTACTGCAGAAGTGGGCAAGTACAATCGCCCACACCGCGGGTTCGCGCGCGATGGCGCGCCAGGGAATGCTTGCTGGGCGCGAGGAGCTCGGGACCGTGTGGTGGGCAGGTTCGCTGCCGGTGTCGTACCTCTCGCTGGTTTGCCCCTCGGTCCTGGGGAGAGGATTGGCAGGCCCGTCGGCGGCTTTGATTGCCCAGATGGCGACCCAGACCACACCGGCTGCGCCTGAAAGGTAGAACAACCCTGGCCAACCAAACCTCGCGATTATCAACGGGCTGAAGATGAGGGCGACGACCGTCCCCAGGTACATACCACTAAAATTCAGCGCGAGAGTTCGGGCGCGTTCGCGCGGTGGCATCCAACGGGCGGTCAGGCTGTGAATCACGGGAAAGTTAACTCCCTCACCAAGACCGAGCAGGATTCGAACGGCGAAGAGCGCCGTAAAAGACATGCGCGCGGCGCCCGGGGTGATGAACGTCGCCACCGACCAGACTGCAACGCCGAACGCGAGCACCCGCTTGCCGCCGAATCGGTCGGCGAGCCATCCGCCCGCGAGTTGCGGCCATATATAGCCCCAGAAGAACGCCGAGAGGATGAGACCCTGTGCGGCCGAATCGTAGCCTTGGTCTGCGGCCAGCGGAATTATCGCAACCGAGATGCTAACGCGGTCGAGGTAGCAGAGAACCGTGCCGAAAAAGAACAGCGCCGCGATTGTGTAGCGTCGGGGCCACCGCGACGCGGCTGTCGCGGGCGAGTCGCGAATCTCCAGCAGCTCGGACATCGCGCGCGAGCTTAGCCGCGCAAGACGGCTCGTGCCAGTCTCGAGATGAACTTCCGCGGTTACTGTCTGTCATCGCTATTCTGGACCGCGCGCGCGAAGAGAGTCGGTGTCGTTTTGCAAAGAAACTCCCTCACCTTGCGCAAGAAGAATGTCCCCTGAAAAGGACTCACCGGATGTGCCAAAAGAAGCGTGAACAGACCCCGGCAGGAACGGCTTTACCAGCAGCTTGCGCGCGCCGCTTATCGCAATTTTCGTGAGCTGAGGGCGCGCTTTCGCGGACCGATTAGCGGCCGACCGCGTGGCGAACTGTGTTCAGGATGTAAATGAAGTCGCGCGGCTCGCGGACCTCGCCCAGCAAGGCGACGCGTGACAGCATGTCCATCTCTTCTGTGCTGATATTGTGAATGCGGCGCAGCTGCTCGTTGCTCTTGAACTGCTCCCACGCGGACGAGGAGTTGTTCTCGGACGCAGGATTAAGAAGCGCGTGGGCGCGCGGATTGGCCAGGAAGAACAGCTCACGGCAATCGAGGCCGAGTACTTCGCTAAGCCGATTTACGATCTTGTCGGAGGGATGGCGTTTGCCGGATTCGAGATGACCGACATAGGGAGTGGAGGTCCTGATGCGGCGAGCAACTTCTTCTTGGGTGAGGTCGAGCTGGCGTCGGCGTTCGCGAATTGTCTGGCCGAAACTACGTTCCCTGAACCGTGGCATTGATGCTCTGCCTCGCATGACGAACGGCCGGCTTTCTCAGCCCGAGCACACCGCTCATCAAACAATTGGACCATGTTGTAGACTATTTGTAGTAACACTGCGCGAGAGACCTGAGCAAATGAAGCTCAGATCAATGCGAAGCCACATATTTGAGGGTTTTTATCTCATCCATGAGCAATCTTGAGCAGAAATGCCTATCTCAGACTGCATCATAACTACGATAGTTAAGTGTGGTTTATAGATAGCATAAGAATTTTTCATACAGTCTAATTGCCGTAAGGATTGCGACCATGGTTGAGGTAGAGGGAAAAGCTCGCTGCCCGGTCGATCGCGCGCGCCGGAGTTCGAAAGCTTGCGACCAGGCCTTGTGGCAGGTGCTGCACCACGATCTTGTCCTGGCCGACCGGATGCCCGCTGCCGTCGTAGTAGCGCACCTCGATGGCGACGGGCCCGGTGTCGGGCCCGGTATTTTGAATCTTGCCCTGCACGAACACCCCACCATCCGCGTGCTGCAGGCTGGTCTCCACCACCCGCACCGGCTCTGCGGTGTGCAGCGCGTGGAACACCCATCCCGCAAATGCCAGGCACAGAACCGGGATTGCGATCTTCGAAATTCGCATCGACGTCGGCAGAGATTCAATACGAGCGCGGGAGCCCGAGCACGTGCTCGCTTATCGAGTTCAGGACCATCTCTTGCGACACCGGAGCGATCTTAAGCAGGCGGCATTCGCGGAAGTACCGTTCCACATCGTACTCGCG is from Candidatus Binataceae bacterium and encodes:
- a CDS encoding ACS family MFS transporter, with amino-acid sequence MSELLEIRDSPATAASRWPRRYTIAALFFFGTVLCYLDRVSISVAIIPLAADQGYDSAAQGLILSAFFWGYIWPQLAGGWLADRFGGKRVLAFGVAVWSVATFITPGAARMSFTALFAVRILLGLGEGVNFPVIHSLTARWMPPRERARTLALNFSGMYLGTVVALIFSPLIIARFGWPGLFYLSGAAGVVWVAIWAIKAADGPANPLPRTEGQTSERYDTGSEPAHHTVPSSSRPASIPWRAIAREPAVWAIVLAHFCSNFGFNILLLWLPTYLHHAFGVTVSRVGLYSLVPWVASFAVVNTGGWVADAMLIRGVSVGFTRRLMQSIAFGLGALPLLTLPWASSPAAATALLTLSAAASGLGQSAYGVNHLDVGPEYAGVLMGISNSVATIPGIVGVAIVGFIVQATGSFSAVFVLIAAVYAIGLAGYVRWARGDRRF
- a CDS encoding helix-turn-helix domain-containing protein is translated as MPRFRERSFGQTIRERRRQLDLTQEEVARRIRTSTPYVGHLESGKRHPSDKIVNRLSEVLGLDCRELFFLANPRAHALLNPASENNSSSAWEQFKSNEQLRRIHNISTEEMDMLSRVALLGEVREPRDFIYILNTVRHAVGR
- a CDS encoding FxLYD domain-containing protein, translated to MRISKIAIPVLCLAFAGWVFHALHTAEPVRVVETSLQHADGGVFVQGKIQNTGPDTGPVAIEVRYYDGSGHPVGQDKIVVQHLPQGLVASFRTPARAIDRAASFSLYLNHGRNPYGN